CCCGACGTCGAGGCGGCCGGGGCGTTCTATGCCACGGTCTTCGGGTGGCGGATGGAGCCGGTGCCCGGTTCGGCGCTCGCCCTCTGGCGCTTGGACGGCAGCACCCGCAAGGCCTCCGATCCGACCCTTCCCGACGACGTGGTCGCCGTGGCCACCCAAACCCCCGCCGCCTCGGGCGTGCCGACCCATTGGGCCATCAATGTGCAGGCCGCCGACGTCGACGACATCGCGCGCCGCGTCGTCGAGCTCGGCGGGGCCGTGCTCATGCCGCCGACGGATGCGCCGGGCTTCCGGAACGCTCTGATCGCCGACCCCCAGGGCGGCGTGCTCGCTCTCAGCCAGATCATCAGGTGACCCGGACCCCTCTGCTGTGGGCTGCTCTGCCCGTGGCAGAGAAGGGTCCCGGACCGGAGCGCCGAGGGTGACGATGGCTTCATGACTGATGCTCCGAAACAATCCCTCTTCTCCGAGTCCATGCGGCGCGAGTTCTTCGAGCGCCGGGTCCTGGTCCTGGACGGCGTCCTCGACGACGACAACGGCACCGTCCTCGCCACCCAGCTGATGCTGCTGGCCGCCGAGGACCCATCGGCGGACATCGCCCTCTGGATCCATTCCCCGGGCGGCTCCGTTCCCGCGATGCTGGCGATCCGGGACATCATGCGGACCATCCCCAATGATGTCTCCACGCTCGCCCTCGGGATCGCATGCAGCGCCGGGCAGTTCCTGCTCTCCTCCGGCGCCCTGGGCAAACGGAAGGCGCTCCCTCACGCCCGGATCCTGATGCACCAGGGATCGGCGGGCATCGGGGGCACCGCGGTGGACATCGCCCTGCAGGCTGACGATCTTCGCCATATGCGCGACACCGTCCTCGGGCTGATCGCCCAGGACACCGGGCAGCCGGTGGAGCGCATCCACGAGGACTCCCTGCACGACCACTGGTACACGGCCGAGGAGGCCAGGGCTTACGGGTTCGTCGACACGGTGGTCGGCTCCTTCGAGGACTTCCGGCCGTCGTCGCGCGTCGCCGCAGGGTTCGCGCATTCCATGGGAGGGGCCGTCCGATGAGCAGCTACACCATCCCGAATGTCATCGCCCAGCATCCGCGCGGTGAACGCATCATGGACGTCTACTCGCACCTGCTCACCGAGCGGGTGGTCTACCTCGGCACGGGGATCGACGCCGGCGTCGCGAACGCGCTCATCGCGCAGCTGCTGTATCTCGAGGCGCAGAACCCGGAGCACGACATCCACCTCTACATCAACTGCGAGGGCGGCGATCCGAGCGCCATGCTGGCGATCTACGACACCATGACGTTCATCAAGCCGGACGTGGCGACCACCTGTGTCGGCCAGGCCGTCGCGGTGGGCGCGGTGCTGCTCGCCGCCGGCGCGGCCGGCAAGAGGGCGGCGCTTCCGCACTCCCGCATCGTGCTC
This portion of the Arthrobacter woluwensis genome encodes:
- a CDS encoding ClpP family protease: MTDAPKQSLFSESMRREFFERRVLVLDGVLDDDNGTVLATQLMLLAAEDPSADIALWIHSPGGSVPAMLAIRDIMRTIPNDVSTLALGIACSAGQFLLSSGALGKRKALPHARILMHQGSAGIGGTAVDIALQADDLRHMRDTVLGLIAQDTGQPVERIHEDSLHDHWYTAEEARAYGFVDTVVGSFEDFRPSSRVAAGFAHSMGGAVR
- a CDS encoding ClpP family protease; translation: MSSYTIPNVIAQHPRGERIMDVYSHLLTERVVYLGTGIDAGVANALIAQLLYLEAQNPEHDIHLYINCEGGDPSAMLAIYDTMTFIKPDVATTCVGQAVAVGAVLLAAGAAGKRAALPHSRIVLHQPAAQGRGTIPDLILQADEVIRIRSDIEGALALHTGQSVETLRRDTDRDRTFTAQAARDYGLLDLVITSR